From a single Callithrix jacchus isolate 240 chromosome 5, calJac240_pri, whole genome shotgun sequence genomic region:
- the NKX2-2 gene encoding homeobox protein Nkx-2.2 isoform X1: MSLTNTKTGFSVKDILDLPDTNDEEGSVAEGPEEENEGPEPTKRAGPLGQGALDAVQSLPLKNPFYDSSDNPYTRWLASTEGLQYSLHGLAAGAPPQDSSSKSPEPSADESPDNDKETPGGGGDAGKKRKRRVLFSKAQTYELERRFRQQRYLSAPEREHLASLIRLTPTQVKIWFQNHRYKMKRARAEKGMEVTPLPSPRRVAVPVLVRDGKPCHALKAQDLAAATFQAGIPFSAYSAQSLQHMQYNAQYSSASTPQYPTAHPLVQAQQWTW, from the exons ATGTCGCTGACCAACACAAAGACGGGGTTTTCGGTCAAGGACATCTTAGACCTGCCGGACACCAACGATGAGGAGGGCTCTGTGGCCGAAGGGCCGGAGGAAGAGAACGAGGGACCCGAGCCCACTAAGAGGGCCGGGCCGCTGGGGCAGGGCGCCCTGGACGCGGTGCAGAGCCTGCCCCTGAAGAACCCCTTCTACGACAGCAGCGACAACCCATACACGCGCTGGCTGGCCAGCACCGAGGGCCTCCAGTACTCCC tgcACGGTCTGGCAGCCGGCGCGCCCCCTCAGGACTCAAGCTCCAAGTCCCCGGAACCCTCGGCTGACGAGTCACCGGACAATGACAAGGAGACCCCGGGCGGCGGGGGGGACGCTGGCAAGAAGCGGAAGCGGCGGGTGCTTTTCTCCAAGGCGCAGACCTACGAGCTGGAGCGGCGCTTTCGGCAGCAGCGGTACCTGTCCGCGCCGGAGCGCGAGCACCTGGCCAGCCTCATCCGCCTCACGCCCACGCAGGTCAAGATCTGGTTCCAGAACCACCGCTACAAGATGAAGCGCGCCCGGGCCGAGAAAGGTATGGAGGTGACGCCCCTGCCCTCGCCGCGCCGGGTGGCCGTGCCCGTCTTGGTCAGGGACGGCAAACCATGCCACGCGCTCAAAGCCCAGGACTTGGCAGCCGCCACCTTCCAGGCGGGCATCCCCTTTTCGGCCTACAGCGCGCAGTCGCTGCAGCACATGCAGTACAACGCCCAGTACAGCTCGGCCAGCACCCCTCAGTACCCGACAGCACACCCCCTGGTCCAGGCCCAGCAGTGGACTTGGTGA